The following proteins are co-located in the Capsicum annuum cultivar UCD-10X-F1 unplaced genomic scaffold, UCD10Xv1.1 ctg2759, whole genome shotgun sequence genome:
- the LOC107852053 gene encoding uncharacterized protein LOC107852053: protein MSAIVCRKRSFFEDTQSPSLISASPPVSKKLRCSSFTTCPVHFSLFDQLRALFPDMNSQLLKKALEESGNDLDAAIRILHELCLGYSDENSDTKANEEMEIGMKPTNVPAAQLEDPSAESNFPAAGTEWVESFVREMMTATSIDDARARATRLLDSLEKFISSRVGAEAAQNVHKENIMLKQQVEVLLRDNAILKRAVAIQHERQKESDERNQEVLQLKQLIAQGKEQLRTLEVNNYALKMHLRQAQQSNSFPGFNPDVF from the exons ATGTCTGCAATTGTTTGCCGCAAGAGATCCTTTTTCGAAGATACACAGTCACCGTCACTGATTTCAGCGTCTCCGCCGGTTTCAAAGAAGCTTCGTTGTTCTTCGTTCACCACCTGTCCAGTTCACTTTTCTCTCTTCGATCAGCTGAGAGCTTTATTTCCTGATATGAATAGTCAG CTACTTAAGAAAGCATTGGAAGAATCTGGCAATGACCTGGATGCTGCTATTAGGATCCTGCATGAGCTATGCCTTGGATATTCAGATGAAAACTCAGATACAAAAGCTAATGAAGAGATGGAAATTG GTATGAAGCCCACCAATGTGCCGGCTGCTCAGTTGGAAGATCCTTCAGCTGAAAGCAATTTTCCTGCTGCTGGTACAGAATGGGTGGAGAGTTTTGTGAGGGAAATGATGACCGCCACAAGCATAGATGATGCCAGGGCTCGAGCTACTAGACTGTTAGATAGCTTAGAAAAATTCATAAGCTCACGCGTAGGTGCAGAGGCAGCTCAAAATGTTCACAAG GAAAATATTATGTTGAAACAGCAAGTAGAAGTGCTTCTTCGAGATAATGCCATTCTCAAGAGGGCAGTGGCCATTCAACATGAACGCCAGAAAGAGAGTGATGAAAGGAACCAGGAAGTGCTGCAATTAAAGCAGCTGATTGCTCAGGGTAAAGAGCAATTGCGAACTCTTGAG GTCAacaattatgctttaaaaatgcATTTGCGGCAAGCTCAGCAAAGCAACTCTTTTCCTGGATTCAATCCAGATGTGTTCTAG